The sequence CGTGCGCTTTCGGGCGAGGCGGAGGCGGAACTGAGCTTCACCGCCGACGCGCCGCGCCAGGACGGGCGCCAGATCAAGGTGCCGATGCCGTCGCGGACGCTTCCCGCCGAACAGGTGGCCGAGGCGCGGGGCTTCGCCGACAGCTTCGCGCTCAGGCTCAAGTATCACGACAATGGCCTGCATCTGAAGGGCGCGCCGAGCGAGCCGGTGGCGCGCGCGGTGTTCGACGCGGTCGAGACGGCGCGGATCGAAGCGCTGGGCGCGCGCGGCTATCGCGGCATCGCCGACAATCTCGACCATGCGCTGGAGATGCGGCTCAAGTCCGATCCGATCTCGCGCGCGCGGGGTAAGGACGAGGTGCCGCTGTCTACCGCGGTGCAGCTGATGGTGCGCGAGCGGCTGACCGGACGCGAGGCGCCGGCCAGCGCGGCGATGGGGATGGCGCTGGTCCGCGACTGGATCGAGGAGCGCGCCGGCGACGATCTCGACGCGCTGCGGCTGGCGATCGACGACCAGGGGGCGTTTGCCGGGTTGACCACCAAGCTGCTCCGCGATCTCGAGCTCGTCGAAGGCGACATGGTTCCCGACGAAGCCGATGAGGGCGGCGGCGAGGACGAAGGCACCGACGACCGCGACGAGCCCGGCGACGAAGAAGGCGAGGGCGAGGCTCAGCAGGGCGAGGGCCAGATGGAGGCGCGCGGCGAGCAGCGCGATACCGAGGCCGGCGAGGAGGGCGACCAGCAGGCCAGCGACGCGATGGACGATGGCGACGGCGATCCCGGCGACGAAGGCGAGGACGGCATGCTGCCGACGCGCCCGAACCGCCCGTGGAGCGATCTGCCGCCGCAATTCGAGTACAAGCCCTATACCCGGCAGTTCGACGAAGAGATCGCCGCGACCGAGCTGTGCGACCCCGAAGAGCTGGATCGCCTGCGCTCCTATCTCGACCAGCAACTGGTGCATCTGCAATCGGCGGTGACCAAGCTCGCCAACCGGCTCCAGCGGCGGCTGATGGCGCAGCAGAACCGCAGCTGGGACTTCGATCAGGAAGAGGGCATTCTCGACGCGGCGCGGCTGGCGCGGGTGATCGTCAATCCGATGCTGTCGCTCAGCTACAAGCATGAGCGCGACACCGAGTTCAAGGACACGGTCGTCACCCTGCTGATCGACAATAGTGGCTCGATGCGCGGACGGCCGATCTCGATCGCCGCGATCAGCGCCGACATCCTCGCCCGCACGCTGGAGCGGGTGGGGGTCAAGACCGAGATACTCGGCTTCACCACCCGCGCCTGGAAGGGCGGGCAGGCGCGCGAGAAATGGCTCGCCGATGGCCGCCCCCCCCAGCCCGGCCGGCTCAACGACGTGCGCCACATCCTCTACAAGCAGGCCGACGAGCCGTGGCGGCGGGCGAAGAAGTCGCTCGGGCTGATGATGCGCGAGGGGCTGCTCAAGGAGAATATCGACGGCGAGGCGCTGCTGTGGGCGCACCAGCGGCTGATCGGGCGGCCCGAGGACCGCAAGATATTGATGGTGATCTCGGATGGTGCGCCGGTCGACGATTCGACGCTGTCGGTGAATTCGGGGAGCTATCTGGAGCGGCATCTGCGGCAGGTGATCGCGTGGATCGAGAGCCGCTCGCCGGTCGAGCTGGTGGCGATCGGGATCGGACATGACGTGACGCGCTATTACAGCCGTGCGGTGACGATCATGGATGCCGAGCAGCTGGCCGGGACGATGGTCGAGCAGCTCGCGGCGCTGTTTGATAGCGAGTGAGCCGTTCTTTCTATCGTCATCTCGGCGAACGCCGGGCCCCAGAGCAAGGCGCGTGCCCTGTAACCCTGGGCCCCGGCGTTCGCCGGGGTGACGGACGTCGGGCGTGAACGTCGATCCGCCCGCGGGCGGCTTCCACGGTCCGGTCAAGCGTTCGGTGACGATCGCCGGGCACCAGACCTCGATCAGCCTGGAGCCGATCTTCTGGGAGGCGCTCGAAGCCGCCGCCGCGGAGCGCGCGCTGCCGCTCAACGCGCTGGTCGCGGCGATCGATCATGCCCGTATCTCGGGCGAAGACCCGCCCAATCTCGCCAGCGCGATCCGCACATGGCTGATGGACCTGCGGCATCGCTGACACATTTTGCGACAAATTTGCGAGTTACTCGCAATAACATTGACTCTGCGAACGCTTCGCAATAGCTGCCCCCGCAACGACCATACCGAAAAGGGGCTATCGTGATTCGTTCCAGTTCTGCCGTGCGCGGCTCTTCCGCATCCTTCCTCGCGCTCGCATGCGTCGGCTTCATCGCGTCGGCGCCCCTGGCGCATGCCAAGGCGCCCGATCCCGATGCGCGGGCAGGCGCCAGCGAGGACGACGATCAGGACCGCCCCGCGCAGGACCGCAACCAGATCGTCGTCACCGGCGAGCGCGTCGAGCAGGTCGGGCCGAAATCGACCGCGCCGCTGGTCAACACCCCCCGCTCGGTGGTCGTCCTGCCGGCGCAGGTGATCGAGCAGACCGGGTCGGCGAGCCTGTCCGAAGCGCTGCGCACCGTTCCCGGCATTACCTTCGGCGCCGCCGAGGGTGGCAACCCGATCGGCGACCGCCCTTTCATCCGCGGTTTTGACGGCCAGGGCTCGACCTTCGTCGATGGCGTGCGCGATATCGCCGCGCAGACCCGCGAAGTCTTCGCGACCGACCAGGTCCAGATCGTCCGCGGTTCGGATTCGACGCTGGGCGGGCGCGGCAGCGCCGGCGGCTCGATCAACATCATTTCCAAGCTGCCGGTCTCGGGCAATTTCGTCCGCGCCAATGCGAGCTACGGCACGGCGGACTACAAGCGCTTCACCGTCGACCTGAATCAGGAACTGGGACACAATATCGGCGTCCGCATCGCCGCGCTCTATCATGATCAGGATGTCGCCGGCCGCGACGCGATCTGGTCGCGCCGCTGGGGTGTCGCCCCGTCGCTCACGCTGGGCCTCGGCACCGATACCCGCCTGACGGCGGCCTATTATTACCTCGAGAGCCACGAACTGCCCGACAGCGGCATCCCGTTCCTCTATACACTCAACAATCACCCCGGCACCGGTGCGATCGAGACCGGTCCGGCGATTGGCCGCATCACCACCATCGGCGGCGTGACCGGTACGGTCGACCGCTCGACCTTCTATGGCCTGAAGGCCCGCGACTTCCGCGACGCGACGACCCATCAGGCATTGATGCGCGTCGAGCATGATTTCGGCGATGTGACGCTGCGCAACACCTCGCGCTACACGCACAACGACCAGAGCTATATCTTCCTGCTGCCGGACGACAGCCAGGGCAACGTCTATGGCACCGCCGCGACCAACCCGACCACCGGGGCGGCGGGCGCGCGCGGCGACGTGCTCACCGGCGGCTATGTCTGGACGCGTGGCAACACCCGCTATGGCTATACCGACACGCTGACCAACCAGACCGACCTGTTCGGCACCTTCGACACCGGCTCGATCAAGCACAGCTTTGCCGCCGGCGTGGAAGTGAGCTGGGAGAAGGCGCGGCGCGGCACATTCGTCTCGGCGAACGGATCGACGATCAGCCCACGCTGCAACGCTGCGACGATCGCGCGCTTCTATTGCGTCAGCCTGTTCAATCCGAACCCCGATGCCGCCTGGGTCAATTACGCGAGCGACACCTCGACGGTGGTCACCCCGATCGCGAAGGTCCTGCCGATCCAGGAAACGCAGAACGAAGCGAAGACCGTCTCGGTCTATGGTTTCGACTCGATCACGCTGCTGCCGTCGCTGATCCTCAATCTGGGCGTGCGCTACGATCGCTTCGAAACCAAGGTGACGCCAGGCCAGGCTGCGACCGCGACCAGCACGTTCACGCTGGAGCGCAAGGATAATTTGTTCAACTGGCAGGCGGGCCTGGTCTTCAAGCCGACCAGCAACACCAGCCTTTACGCCAGCTACGCGACCGCGGCGACTCCGCCAAACGCGCTGCTCGGCGAAGGGCAGGAACAGAATTCGCTCGGCACCACCAACACGCCCGCCGCGCTGGCGCTGCTCAACAGTCTCAAGATCGAGAAGACCAAGTCTTATGAAATCGGCGCCAAGGCCAATCTATTCGACAATCAGCTCGCACTGACGCTGGCGGCGTTCCAGACCGACACCGACAATGCCCGTGTGACCGGCCCGAACAACACCGTCGAGTTCATCGGCAAGCGCCGCATCCGCGGCGTGGAGTTCAGCTTCAATGGCAATATCACCAACTGGCTGACGGTGTTCGGAGGCTATACGCATCTCGATCCCAAGATCGTCGATGGCGGCTTCACCGCACTCACCGCCGCAGCCGTCGGCGCGCAAGCGGCGAAGGTGGTGCTGGTGCCCTCGGTCAATACCGGCCGTCAGGCGACCCAGACCGCGCGCGACAGCTTCACGCTTTGGGCGAATGTAAAGCCGATCGAGGGCCTGAGCTTGGGCGGCGGCGCTTTCTATACCAGCAAGCAATATGGCGGCTATGCCGACAATCGCACCGCGACGCAGACCAGCGCGGGCGTGGTGACGGTCAATCCGGCGACCAAGGTGCTCTCGCGCTCCATCCCGGAATATTGGCGCTTCGATGCCCGGATCGGCTATACGATCAGCCCGAATGTGGAGCTGAGCGTCAACGTGCAGAACATCACCGACAAGGTCTATTTCACCCAGGCCTATACCTCGCATTATGCGTCGATCGCGCCGGGCCGCTCGGCCTTCGCCACGATCGGGCTGAAGTTCTGAGCGAACCGCTCGACCAATTCTCCGCTAAGGAGATCGCCGCCCGCCTCTCCGGTTCGCCGGAGGCGCGGGCGGCGCTGATTCGTACAGGCGCCGAAGAGGGTGTGGCCGAGGCGCAGGCGGTGCTGGGGCAGATGCTGCTCGATGCGGGCCAGGCGGCCGAAGGGTTTGCCTGGTTCAACAAGGCGGCGGCGCAGGGCCATCTGATGGCGCTCAACATGGTCGGGCGCTGTTACGATCTCGGCTGGGGTGTGGCTATCGACAAGGCGCGGGCGGCGGAATGCTTTCGTATCGCCGCCGAGCGCGGGCTCGACTGGGGCATGTACAATTACGCGACGTCGCTGACGCTGGGCGAGGGCGTTGCCGAGGACAAGCCGGCGGCGCTGGGCTGGTTCGAGAAGGCCGCGGCGATGGGCAATGCCAAGGCGATCAACTATATCGGTAGCTTCCATGAGGATGGCTGGGTGGTGACGAAGGACATGGCGAAGGCGGCGGAATTTTATTCCCGCGCGGCGGAGGGCGGCGATTTCCGCGGAGCGTTCAACCATGCCCGGATGCTTGCGAGCGAAGGACGCCTGGAGGAGGCGCGCGGCTGGATCGCGCGCTGCTTCGAAACCGCGACACCGGCTTTCGTGGAGAAGGCGCGCGCGTTTCTCGCGGCATCGCCCTGGCCCGAGTTACGCGCATGCTGATCGCGATTCCGGAACTGCTCTCGGCCGATGAAGTCGCGCGCGTGCGCGGAATCATCGACGCGGTGGAATGGGTCGATGGCAACGTCACCTCGGGCGCGCAATCGGCGCTGGCCAAGCGCAACGAGCAATTGCCTGAAGGCACCCCGGCGCATGCCGAAGCGGGCGGCATCATCCTCGATGCGCTCGGCCGCTCGGGGCTGTTCGTGGCGGCGGCGCTGCCGCTCAAAGTGTTCCCGCCCTTGTTCAACCGCTATGCCGGCGGGCAGGCGTTCGGCACGCATGTCGACAACGCCGTTCGCATCCAGCGCGGCAGCGACTTCCGCATCCGTAGCGACCTTTCGATGACGGTCTTCCTTGAAGACGATGCGGCCTATGATGGCGGCGAACTGGTGATCGAGGGCAATTTCGGCG is a genomic window of Sphingomonas sp. containing:
- the cobT gene encoding cobaltochelatase subunit CobT, with product MAADSPIEQLRNVLGGAARALSGEAEAELSFTADAPRQDGRQIKVPMPSRTLPAEQVAEARGFADSFALRLKYHDNGLHLKGAPSEPVARAVFDAVETARIEALGARGYRGIADNLDHALEMRLKSDPISRARGKDEVPLSTAVQLMVRERLTGREAPASAAMGMALVRDWIEERAGDDLDALRLAIDDQGAFAGLTTKLLRDLELVEGDMVPDEADEGGGEDEGTDDRDEPGDEEGEGEAQQGEGQMEARGEQRDTEAGEEGDQQASDAMDDGDGDPGDEGEDGMLPTRPNRPWSDLPPQFEYKPYTRQFDEEIAATELCDPEELDRLRSYLDQQLVHLQSAVTKLANRLQRRLMAQQNRSWDFDQEEGILDAARLARVIVNPMLSLSYKHERDTEFKDTVVTLLIDNSGSMRGRPISIAAISADILARTLERVGVKTEILGFTTRAWKGGQAREKWLADGRPPQPGRLNDVRHILYKQADEPWRRAKKSLGLMMREGLLKENIDGEALLWAHQRLIGRPEDRKILMVISDGAPVDDSTLSVNSGSYLERHLRQVIAWIESRSPVELVAIGIGHDVTRYYSRAVTIMDAEQLAGTMVEQLAALFDSE
- a CDS encoding tetratricopeptide repeat protein; translated protein: MAEAQAVLGQMLLDAGQAAEGFAWFNKAAAQGHLMALNMVGRCYDLGWGVAIDKARAAECFRIAAERGLDWGMYNYATSLTLGEGVAEDKPAALGWFEKAAAMGNAKAINYIGSFHEDGWVVTKDMAKAAEFYSRAAEGGDFRGAFNHARMLASEGRLEEARGWIARCFETATPAFVEKARAFLAASPWPELRAC
- a CDS encoding Fe2+-dependent dioxygenase, which produces MLIAIPELLSADEVARVRGIIDAVEWVDGNVTSGAQSALAKRNEQLPEGTPAHAEAGGIILDALGRSGLFVAAALPLKVFPPLFNRYAGGQAFGTHVDNAVRIQRGSDFRIRSDLSMTVFLEDDAAYDGGELVIEGNFGEQSVKLPAGHAVLYPSSSLHHVTPVTRGRRVASFFWIQSMVRDDGARRILFEMDQGVQGAAEALGQDHATVIALTGVYHNLLRRWADA
- a CDS encoding ribbon-helix-helix domain-containing protein, which encodes MNVDPPAGGFHGPVKRSVTIAGHQTSISLEPIFWEALEAAAAERALPLNALVAAIDHARISGEDPPNLASAIRTWLMDLRHR
- a CDS encoding TonB-dependent receptor, giving the protein MIRSSSAVRGSSASFLALACVGFIASAPLAHAKAPDPDARAGASEDDDQDRPAQDRNQIVVTGERVEQVGPKSTAPLVNTPRSVVVLPAQVIEQTGSASLSEALRTVPGITFGAAEGGNPIGDRPFIRGFDGQGSTFVDGVRDIAAQTREVFATDQVQIVRGSDSTLGGRGSAGGSINIISKLPVSGNFVRANASYGTADYKRFTVDLNQELGHNIGVRIAALYHDQDVAGRDAIWSRRWGVAPSLTLGLGTDTRLTAAYYYLESHELPDSGIPFLYTLNNHPGTGAIETGPAIGRITTIGGVTGTVDRSTFYGLKARDFRDATTHQALMRVEHDFGDVTLRNTSRYTHNDQSYIFLLPDDSQGNVYGTAATNPTTGAAGARGDVLTGGYVWTRGNTRYGYTDTLTNQTDLFGTFDTGSIKHSFAAGVEVSWEKARRGTFVSANGSTISPRCNAATIARFYCVSLFNPNPDAAWVNYASDTSTVVTPIAKVLPIQETQNEAKTVSVYGFDSITLLPSLILNLGVRYDRFETKVTPGQAATATSTFTLERKDNLFNWQAGLVFKPTSNTSLYASYATAATPPNALLGEGQEQNSLGTTNTPAALALLNSLKIEKTKSYEIGAKANLFDNQLALTLAAFQTDTDNARVTGPNNTVEFIGKRRIRGVEFSFNGNITNWLTVFGGYTHLDPKIVDGGFTALTAAAVGAQAAKVVLVPSVNTGRQATQTARDSFTLWANVKPIEGLSLGGGAFYTSKQYGGYADNRTATQTSAGVVTVNPATKVLSRSIPEYWRFDARIGYTISPNVELSVNVQNITDKVYFTQAYTSHYASIAPGRSAFATIGLKF